The following proteins are encoded in a genomic region of Candidatus Methylospira mobilis:
- the hisF gene encoding imidazole glycerol phosphate synthase subunit HisF → MLANRIIPCLDVDNGRVVKGVRFVDIRDAGDPVEVARRYDAEGADELTFLDITASSDDRETMAHVVEQVAGQVFIPLTVGGGIRTLDDIRRMLNAGADKVSINTAAVFNPEFVREAAEKFGSQCIVVAIDAKKVSAAPQHWEIFTHGGRKPTGLDAIEWARRMADYGAGEILLTSMDRDGTKSGFDLALTRAISDAVPVPVIASGGVGNLQHLADGVIDGKADAVLAASIFHFGEYTIRQAKEFMAAQNIPVRL, encoded by the coding sequence ATGCTGGCGAATCGGATTATTCCGTGTCTGGACGTCGATAACGGCCGTGTTGTCAAGGGTGTGCGTTTTGTCGATATCCGCGACGCCGGCGATCCGGTTGAAGTGGCGCGCCGTTATGACGCGGAAGGTGCGGACGAACTGACATTTCTCGATATAACCGCCAGCTCCGACGATCGCGAAACGATGGCGCATGTGGTCGAACAGGTCGCCGGTCAGGTGTTCATTCCGCTGACGGTCGGCGGCGGCATACGCACGCTGGATGACATACGCCGCATGTTGAATGCAGGGGCCGACAAGGTCAGCATTAATACTGCGGCGGTATTTAACCCGGAGTTCGTGCGTGAGGCGGCGGAAAAATTCGGTTCGCAGTGCATCGTCGTTGCGATCGATGCGAAAAAGGTGAGCGCCGCGCCGCAACATTGGGAGATTTTTACCCATGGGGGGCGTAAGCCCACCGGTCTCGACGCCATTGAATGGGCGCGCAGGATGGCTGATTACGGCGCAGGCGAAATCCTGCTGACCAGCATGGATCGCGACGGCACCAAGAGCGGTTTCGATCTGGCGCTGACGCGTGCAATCAGCGATGCGGTGCCGGTGCCGGTCATTGCCTCCGGCGGCGTCGGCAATCTGCAGCATCTTGCCGACGGCGTGATAGACGGCAAGGCCGATGCGGTGCTGGCGGCCAGTATTTTCCATTTCGGCGAATACACCATTCGACAAGCCAAGGAATTCATGGCCGCTCAAAATATTCCGGTGCGTCTATAA
- the hisA gene encoding 1-(5-phosphoribosyl)-5-[(5-phosphoribosylamino)methylideneamino]imidazole-4-carboxamide isomerase: MLLIPAIDLKDGKCVRLRQGRMEDDTVFSDDPVQVAGRWIAEGAKRLHLVDLDGAFAGVPRNGDVIHAIRETYPDVQIQVGGGIRDEDTIQGYLNAGVDFVIIGTKAVSAPHFVSDIAAEFPNHIIIGLDAKDGKVAIDGWSKLSHHDVIDLAQKFEADGVEAIVYTDISRDGMMSGVNIEATARLARAIHIPVIASGGITNLDDIRALGAIVGDGVMGAITGRALYEGTLDFAEGLKLAESL; the protein is encoded by the coding sequence ATGCTTTTAATTCCGGCTATCGATCTCAAGGACGGGAAATGTGTCCGGTTACGGCAAGGGCGCATGGAAGACGACACGGTTTTTTCCGATGATCCTGTCCAGGTCGCGGGGCGGTGGATCGCGGAGGGCGCAAAGCGTTTGCATCTGGTCGATCTGGACGGCGCTTTCGCCGGCGTGCCGCGTAACGGCGACGTTATTCACGCCATTCGCGAAACCTACCCTGACGTACAGATCCAGGTGGGCGGCGGCATCCGTGATGAAGACACCATACAGGGCTATCTCAATGCCGGCGTCGATTTCGTCATCATCGGCACCAAGGCGGTCAGCGCGCCGCATTTTGTCAGCGATATCGCCGCCGAATTCCCCAACCACATCATTATCGGTCTGGACGCGAAAGACGGTAAGGTAGCGATCGACGGCTGGTCGAAGCTGTCTCATCACGATGTCATCGACCTCGCGCAAAAATTCGAAGCGGATGGCGTCGAGGCCATCGTTTATACCGATATCAGCCGCGACGGCATGATGAGCGGGGTCAATATCGAAGCGACGGCGCGGCTGGCGCGCGCGATACATATTCCGGTCATTGCTTCCGGCGGTATTACCAACCTGGACGATATTCGCGCGCTCGGGGCCATAGTCGGCGACGGCGTGATGGGCGCCATCACCGGGCGCGCGCTTTATGAAGGCACGCTGGATTTCGCCGAAGGACTCAAACTGGCGGAATCGCTGTAA
- the hisH gene encoding imidazole glycerol phosphate synthase subunit HisH, producing the protein MSSVAIIDYGMGNLHSIAKAVQCADSATHVQVSSDPSVILAADRVVFPGVGAMRDCMAAVRERALDGVIAEAAKNKPLLGICLGMQALLDESEENGGTRGLGLISGKVARFPEGLQDHSGNKLKIPHMGWNRLHQSFAHPLWNGIAQETWFYFVHSYYVQPAQASVQAASSDYPEPFTAAVLSGNMFAVQFHPEKSQAAGLRLLSNFLTWAP; encoded by the coding sequence ATGTCCTCGGTCGCCATTATCGATTACGGAATGGGTAATCTGCACTCCATCGCCAAGGCTGTTCAATGCGCGGACTCCGCGACCCATGTGCAAGTCAGTTCCGATCCTTCCGTAATTCTCGCCGCGGATCGCGTGGTGTTTCCCGGCGTCGGCGCGATGCGCGATTGTATGGCCGCGGTACGCGAACGAGCGCTTGACGGCGTTATTGCCGAAGCCGCGAAAAATAAACCGCTGCTGGGGATCTGTCTCGGCATGCAGGCCTTGCTGGATGAAAGCGAGGAAAACGGCGGTACGCGCGGCCTTGGATTGATATCAGGCAAGGTGGCGCGGTTTCCCGAAGGATTGCAGGATCATTCCGGCAACAAGCTGAAAATTCCGCACATGGGCTGGAACCGCCTGCATCAGTCGTTCGCGCATCCGTTGTGGAACGGCATTGCCCAGGAAACCTGGTTTTATTTTGTGCACAGTTATTATGTTCAACCTGCGCAGGCGTCCGTACAGGCGGCAAGCAGCGATTATCCGGAGCCGTTTACGGCGGCGGTTTTATCCGGGAATATGTTTGCGGTTCAGTTTCACCCGGAAAAAAGCCAGGCGGCAGGTTTGAGGTTATTGTCCAATTTTCTTACATGGGCGCCCTGA
- the hisB gene encoding imidazoleglycerol-phosphate dehydratase HisB: MDRKASIERNTLETQICVSLNLDGSGLSNLDTGVGFLDHMLDQIARHGLIDLDIRASGDLHIDAHHTVEDVGIAFGQAVAAAAGSLKGIQRYGSAYVPLDEALSRVVVDFSGRPGLEYGVIFPRSLIGSFDVDLLNEFFRGFVNHARVTLHIDNLKGVNAHHIAETVFKAFGRALRAALEFDPRRLDTLPSTKGVL; the protein is encoded by the coding sequence ATGGACCGAAAAGCCAGCATAGAACGCAACACCCTGGAAACGCAGATTTGCGTCAGTTTGAACCTGGACGGCAGCGGTCTGTCCAATTTGGATACCGGCGTAGGATTTCTGGATCACATGCTCGACCAGATTGCGCGGCACGGTTTGATCGATCTGGATATCCGGGCCAGCGGCGATTTGCACATAGATGCCCATCATACCGTCGAAGATGTCGGCATCGCGTTCGGGCAGGCTGTTGCCGCCGCCGCAGGCAGTCTGAAGGGTATCCAGCGTTACGGTTCCGCTTACGTTCCGTTGGACGAAGCGTTGTCGCGTGTCGTGGTGGACTTTTCAGGCCGCCCCGGACTGGAATACGGCGTGATTTTTCCGCGCTCGCTGATCGGCAGTTTCGACGTGGATTTGCTGAACGAGTTTTTCAGGGGGTTTGTCAATCACGCCCGCGTTACCCTGCATATCGATAATCTTAAGGGTGTAAACGCGCATCATATCGCCGAAACGGTGTTCAAGGCCTTCGGTCGCGCGTTGCGCGCAGCGCTTGAATTCGATCCGCGCCGGCTCGATACGCTTCCTTCGACCAAGGGCGTGCTTTAG